The Salvelinus fontinalis isolate EN_2023a chromosome 31, ASM2944872v1, whole genome shotgun sequence genome has a window encoding:
- the LOC129830149 gene encoding pre-mRNA-splicing factor SPF27-like, translated as MAGTSSVAGEVFVDALPYFDQGYDAAGVREAAAALVEEETRRYRPTKNYLSYMPTPDFTTFETEIMRNEFERLAARQPLELLSMKRYELPAPSSGQKNDITAWQESVNNSMAQLEHQAVRIENLELMAHYGTNAWKVYNDNLAFMIELAQKELQKCRKQIQDLNWQRKNDQLAGGAKLRELESNWVSLVSKNYEIERAIVQLENEVGQLKQQHGDENKENIRQDF; from the exons ATGGCTGGAACTTCTTCAGTAGCTGGTGAAGTATTTGTCGATGCCCTACCGTATTTTGACCAGGGTTATGATGCAGCGGGCGTTAGAGAGGCG GCTGCAGCCTTGGTAGAGGAGGAGACTCGCCGATACAGACCCACCAAGAACTACCTCAGTTATATGCCAACACCTGATTTCACTACATTTGAA ACTGAAATCATGAGGAACGAGTTTGAGAGGCTAGCAGCCCGGCAGCCCCTGGAACTTCTCAGCATGAAGAG ATATGAGCTTCCAGCTCCATCATCAGGACAGAAGAATGACATCACTGCATGGCAGGAGAGTGTGAACAACTCCATGGCTCAGCTGGAGCATCAAGCAGTGCGCATTGAGAACCTGGAACTTATGGCACACTACGGTACCAATGCATGGAAGGTCTACAATGA TAACCTGGCCTTTATGATTGAATTGGCTCAAAAAGAACTACAGAAATGTAG AAAGCAGATTCAGGACTTGAACTGGCAACGGAAGAATGATCAGCTTGCAGGCGGGGCCAAGCTGAGAGAGCTGGAGTCAAA TTGGGTGTCCCTCGTAAGTAAGAACTATGAGATTGAACGTGCCATCGTCCAGTTGGAGAATGAAGTTGGACAGCTCAAACAGCAGCATGGTGACGAGAACAAGGAAAACATTCGACAGGACTTCTAG